A single genomic interval of Brevundimonas diminuta harbors:
- a CDS encoding flagellin gives MATSINTNYGAAVALQNLNATNAMLERTQNRVSTGLKVGSAKDNGAIYAIATTQRANMGAMDAVRNSLQRGQSIVDVALAAGDTITAALEEMKSLAVSIQSSVAGSAAETSYLADFNALGKEIDAALKGATFDGVNLWNTTTATNITTNVSGGTYQIGFGTTDKAAAAPITAVSAGTAARAGATTAIVDAAITEITADLATIGTQSKSVGRQLTFVNKLQDSTEAGIGNLVDADLAKESAKLTALQTKQQLGVQALSIANQGSSILLSLFRN, from the coding sequence ATGGCTACGAGCATCAATACGAACTACGGCGCAGCTGTCGCCCTGCAAAACCTCAATGCGACCAACGCTATGTTGGAGCGCACGCAAAACCGTGTCTCGACGGGCCTGAAGGTGGGCTCGGCCAAGGACAACGGCGCGATCTACGCCATCGCGACGACCCAGCGCGCCAACATGGGCGCCATGGATGCGGTTCGGAATTCACTCCAGCGCGGACAGTCGATCGTCGATGTGGCTCTGGCCGCCGGCGACACCATCACCGCCGCACTGGAAGAGATGAAGTCGCTGGCCGTCAGCATTCAGTCCTCGGTCGCCGGCTCGGCCGCCGAAACGTCTTATCTGGCCGATTTCAACGCCTTGGGTAAGGAAATCGACGCGGCGCTGAAGGGCGCGACCTTCGACGGCGTCAACCTGTGGAACACCACCACGGCCACCAACATCACCACCAACGTCAGCGGCGGAACCTATCAGATCGGTTTCGGAACGACCGACAAGGCGGCCGCCGCCCCGATCACGGCGGTCTCGGCCGGCACCGCCGCCCGCGCCGGCGCCACGACCGCCATCGTCGATGCGGCAATCACCGAGATCACCGCTGACCTGGCCACGATCGGCACCCAGTCCAAGTCGGTCGGGCGTCAACTGACCTTCGTGAACAAGCTGCAGGACTCGACCGAAGCCGGCATCGGCAACTTGGTCGACGCCGATCTGGCCAAGGAAAGCGCCAAGCTGACCGCCCTGCAAACCAAGCAACAGCTGGGCGTGCAGGCGCTGTCGATCGCCAACCAGGGCAGCTCGATCCTGCTGAGCCTCTTCCGCAACTAA
- a CDS encoding M15 family metallopeptidase, giving the protein MSFRLSSRSRARLIGVHPALTAVVEAAITRTPVDFLITEGLRTAERQAALVKAGASRTTRSRHLTGHAVDVAALVEGQVRWDWPLYGRIAQAFKAAALDLKTPLIWGGDWKTLRDGPHFELDRKAFP; this is encoded by the coding sequence ATGAGCTTTCGTCTGTCCAGCCGGTCGCGTGCGCGGCTGATCGGCGTGCATCCGGCCCTGACTGCGGTGGTTGAGGCGGCCATCACCCGCACGCCGGTGGACTTCTTGATCACCGAGGGTCTGCGTACGGCCGAACGTCAGGCGGCCCTGGTCAAGGCCGGCGCCAGCCGCACGACGCGCTCGCGCCATCTGACGGGTCACGCCGTCGATGTCGCCGCTCTGGTCGAAGGCCAGGTGCGGTGGGACTGGCCGCTGTATGGCCGGATCGCCCAGGCGTTCAAGGCGGCGGCGCTGGATCTGAAGACGCCGCTGATCTGGGGCGGCGACTGGAAGACGCTGCGGGACGGTCCGCATTTCGAGCTGGATCGAAAGGCCTTTCCATGA
- a CDS encoding DUF2793 domain-containing protein — protein sequence MSDDFSARLNLPYLAAGQMQKHVTLNTALTRLDALLQTAVVSRTTAIQPADASDGDLYILPGEAEGAVWAGRPAGTLMRFEGGGWTTVTTPDGMIDCVLDEGVVVVRARAGWIALGQRLGEVQGLTRLGLGTSADEANRLTAKINAALFTARGEGEGGDGDLRLTLNKATAGDVLSLLFQSGYAARAELGLIGDDDLGLKACDDAGTWRSVWRVDRATGRIGFDQGAVRRETTLFTSDDDYALPAWARWVEATCVGGGGGGAAGLAGPAGAPRLGGGGGGAGGLSLARWSADDLEGVLTITVSAGGISGVSGGDSEVATGDMVLLRATGGAAGGSGVGGAGGIGQRLANPGGSSSTTATATMGAETLCSDGPGGGGAGGGLSAADVAYAGGAGGVGGWSGLRAAGGIAGAAGQASPKPLLSIVGGGGGGGDASASGAGGPGGAGAHFGAGGGGGGAGLTFGGQGGSGASGAVLITVVG from the coding sequence ATGAGCGACGATTTCAGCGCGCGTCTGAACCTGCCCTATCTGGCGGCGGGGCAGATGCAGAAGCATGTAACCCTGAATACGGCCCTGACCCGGCTGGACGCCCTGTTGCAGACAGCGGTGGTCAGTCGCACGACGGCGATCCAGCCGGCCGATGCATCTGACGGCGATCTTTATATCCTGCCGGGAGAGGCCGAAGGCGCGGTCTGGGCCGGGCGGCCGGCCGGAACCCTGATGCGGTTCGAGGGCGGCGGCTGGACCACTGTGACAACGCCGGACGGCATGATCGACTGTGTTCTGGACGAAGGCGTCGTGGTGGTGCGGGCCCGTGCGGGCTGGATTGCACTGGGGCAGCGACTGGGCGAGGTGCAGGGCCTGACGCGGCTGGGTCTCGGGACATCCGCCGACGAAGCCAATCGCCTGACGGCCAAGATCAACGCCGCCCTGTTCACGGCGCGCGGCGAGGGGGAAGGCGGCGACGGCGATCTTCGCCTGACGCTGAACAAGGCGACGGCGGGCGATGTCCTGTCGCTGCTGTTTCAGAGCGGATACGCCGCTCGCGCAGAGTTGGGCCTGATCGGCGACGACGATCTGGGCCTCAAGGCCTGCGATGACGCTGGGACATGGCGGTCGGTGTGGCGCGTGGATCGCGCGACGGGGCGTATCGGCTTCGATCAAGGCGCGGTCCGGCGCGAGACGACGCTGTTCACCAGCGATGACGACTATGCCTTGCCGGCCTGGGCGCGCTGGGTCGAGGCGACCTGCGTGGGCGGCGGCGGCGGCGGGGCCGCAGGATTGGCGGGTCCGGCTGGTGCCCCACGCCTCGGCGGTGGCGGAGGCGGCGCCGGCGGGCTGAGCCTCGCGCGATGGTCGGCGGACGATCTGGAGGGCGTCCTGACGATCACGGTCAGCGCCGGCGGGATCAGTGGCGTTTCGGGCGGCGATAGCGAGGTCGCGACAGGCGACATGGTCCTGTTACGCGCGACGGGCGGCGCCGCAGGCGGCTCTGGCGTGGGTGGAGCAGGCGGTATCGGTCAACGGCTCGCCAACCCCGGCGGAAGCTCTTCGACGACCGCGACGGCGACGATGGGCGCGGAAACCCTTTGCTCGGACGGGCCGGGCGGCGGCGGGGCAGGGGGCGGTCTGAGCGCGGCGGATGTCGCCTATGCCGGAGGCGCGGGCGGTGTGGGAGGCTGGTCGGGCCTTCGCGCGGCCGGCGGCATTGCGGGCGCTGCGGGACAGGCCTCGCCCAAGCCGCTGTTGTCGATCGTCGGAGGCGGCGGCGGGGGCGGTGATGCATCAGCGAGCGGCGCGGGCGGTCCCGGCGGCGCTGGTGCTCACTTCGGGGCCGGGGGCGGGGGAGGCGGCGCGGGTCTGACCTTCGGCGGCCAGGGCGGTTCGGGCGCTTCGGGCGCGGTTCTGATCACGGTCGTCGGATGA
- a CDS encoding DUF4112 domain-containing protein, with protein sequence MARRSIRDIENIWSNVEGVKKLSDRVIGIGPFGMGLDAMLTWVPVVGTAYTVGTGGWLMLQAVRAKATPATLARMGAYMAIDTATGTVPIAGDIVDTFFPGQLMAARALQKHIESTHWVEDTEANARATGDHEMHEARLQNDKTLKRIIYLHD encoded by the coding sequence ATGGCCAGACGGTCGATCCGGGATATCGAGAACATCTGGTCCAATGTCGAGGGCGTCAAGAAGCTGTCGGACCGCGTCATTGGCATCGGCCCGTTCGGCATGGGGCTGGACGCCATGCTGACCTGGGTGCCGGTCGTCGGCACGGCCTATACGGTCGGGACCGGCGGCTGGCTGATGCTTCAGGCCGTGCGGGCCAAGGCAACGCCGGCGACCCTGGCGCGCATGGGGGCCTATATGGCCATCGACACCGCCACCGGGACGGTGCCGATCGCAGGCGACATCGTCGACACCTTCTTTCCCGGACAACTGATGGCGGCGCGGGCGCTGCAAAAGCACATCGAAAGCACCCACTGGGTCGAGGACACCGAGGCCAATGCGCGCGCCACCGGCGACCATGAGATGCATGAAGCCCGCTTGCAGAACGACAAGACGCTGAAGCGGATCATCTATCTGCACGATTGA
- a CDS encoding endonuclease/exonuclease/phosphatase family protein has protein sequence MTLIKLAANVTASALLLGLAAFGVAALSGIGHRWVDILAQFTSPALLAAVGVTVVCLLVRLWPASIVGGLACVVLALSVWPQWTPAKGAPVPDQPIVRVYSANLYVFNTDIAAMRRSISAADADILVLVELGQAPASRLDQLLPDYPYRVLIGQARAGDHARSIIASRYPILQRLPERPDGLSAVGATVQTPIGLINVFGVHLTRPWPYQYQWGQITQVMALAERMKAAPAHPVIAAGDFNSVFSARIGKQIQSDLGLIPAPGWPGTWPSQLPAFAGITIDQVYRSPDLALVTRRLGEPTGSDHRPVVTEFTRAQPPR, from the coding sequence ATGACCCTGATAAAGCTGGCGGCGAATGTGACGGCCAGCGCCCTGCTGCTGGGCTTGGCGGCGTTCGGCGTGGCGGCGCTCAGCGGCATCGGCCATCGTTGGGTGGATATACTGGCGCAGTTCACATCGCCGGCGTTGCTGGCGGCCGTCGGCGTGACCGTGGTGTGTCTGCTCGTTCGCCTATGGCCGGCCTCGATCGTCGGCGGACTGGCGTGTGTGGTGCTGGCCCTCTCGGTCTGGCCGCAATGGACGCCGGCGAAGGGCGCGCCCGTTCCAGATCAGCCGATCGTGCGGGTCTATTCGGCCAACCTGTATGTGTTCAACACCGATATCGCTGCCATGCGCCGGTCCATCTCGGCGGCCGACGCCGACATCCTGGTGCTGGTCGAGTTGGGGCAGGCGCCGGCGTCGCGGCTGGACCAGTTGTTGCCGGACTATCCTTACCGCGTTCTGATCGGCCAGGCGCGCGCCGGCGACCACGCGCGCTCGATCATCGCCTCGCGCTATCCGATCCTGCAACGCCTGCCCGAGCGGCCCGACGGCCTCAGCGCCGTGGGCGCGACGGTTCAGACGCCCATCGGCCTGATCAACGTCTTCGGCGTCCACCTGACCCGACCCTGGCCCTATCAGTATCAGTGGGGTCAGATCACCCAGGTCATGGCCTTGGCCGAGCGGATGAAGGCCGCGCCAGCCCATCCCGTCATCGCCGCCGGAGACTTCAACAGCGTCTTCAGCGCCCGGATCGGCAAACAGATCCAGTCCGACCTGGGCCTGATCCCCGCGCCCGGCTGGCCCGGCACCTGGCCCAGCCAGCTTCCCGCCTTCGCCGGCATCACCATCGACCAGGTCTATCGTTCGCCGGATCTGGCCCTGGTCACGCGCCGCCTGGGCGAACCGACGGGATCCGACCACCGCCCCGTCGTCACCGAATTCACCCGCGCTCAGCCGCCGCGATAA
- a CDS encoding CCA tRNA nucleotidyltransferase, which produces MSVSVKGQPWLESHATRAVMQALEAAGGAGCARFVGGCVRNSVLGQPVDDIDIATRLRPDQTIAALKAAGLKAVPTGVEHGTVTGVSERRPYEITTLRRDVETDGRRAVVAFTEDWAEDAARRDFRLNALYADAAGTVFDPTGGGLEDAAAGRIVFVGVAETRIREDYLRILRFFRFYAWYGRGEPDAVGLAACAALKGGMAQLSAERVSKEVLKLLAAPDPRAAVRAMAETGVLAQVLPQAQPLTLFEAMCELTDDTVMRLSALLPANAAAVTEIAGGLRLSNAVRDRLAAAVADGPAVLPTMSDVEARAAIYRSGRRAFEDRLVRAEAARGGDGARLRALAADWTPPKMPVGGRDLARLGLKPGPETGRVLKAFEDGWVADDFPAEGHERRLKTLIAAAERG; this is translated from the coding sequence ATGAGCGTCTCTGTGAAGGGACAGCCCTGGCTGGAAAGCCACGCGACGCGGGCGGTGATGCAGGCGCTCGAAGCGGCGGGCGGTGCGGGCTGCGCGCGGTTCGTGGGCGGCTGCGTGAGGAACAGTGTGCTGGGCCAGCCGGTCGACGATATCGACATCGCCACGCGATTGCGGCCCGACCAGACCATTGCGGCGCTGAAGGCGGCAGGGTTGAAGGCTGTGCCGACGGGCGTCGAGCATGGCACGGTGACGGGCGTGTCGGAGCGGCGTCCCTATGAGATCACGACCCTGCGTCGCGATGTGGAGACGGACGGACGCCGCGCGGTGGTCGCCTTCACAGAGGACTGGGCCGAGGATGCGGCGCGGCGGGATTTCCGCCTGAACGCCCTTTACGCCGATGCGGCCGGGACGGTGTTCGACCCGACCGGCGGCGGGCTGGAGGATGCAGCGGCAGGACGCATCGTTTTCGTCGGCGTGGCGGAGACGCGCATCCGCGAGGACTACTTACGCATTTTGCGCTTCTTCCGCTTCTACGCCTGGTACGGGCGGGGAGAGCCGGACGCGGTCGGGCTGGCGGCGTGCGCGGCGCTGAAGGGCGGCATGGCGCAGCTGTCGGCCGAGCGGGTGTCCAAGGAGGTGTTGAAACTGCTGGCGGCGCCTGACCCGCGTGCGGCGGTGCGGGCGATGGCCGAGACCGGCGTGCTGGCCCAGGTGCTGCCGCAGGCCCAGCCACTGACGCTGTTTGAGGCGATGTGTGAGCTGACCGACGATACGGTGATGCGGCTGTCGGCCTTGCTTCCGGCCAATGCGGCGGCTGTGACGGAGATTGCGGGTGGTCTGAGATTGTCGAACGCGGTGCGGGATCGGCTGGCGGCGGCGGTGGCGGACGGGCCTGCCGTTTTGCCGACGATGAGCGACGTCGAAGCACGGGCGGCGATCTACAGGTCGGGACGCAGGGCGTTCGAAGATCGGCTGGTGCGCGCCGAGGCGGCTAGAGGTGGCGATGGCGCGCGGCTGCGGGCGCTGGCCGCCGACTGGACGCCGCCCAAGATGCCGGTCGGGGGGCGCGATCTGGCGCGTCTGGGCCTGAAGCCAGGGCCGGAGACAGGGCGGGTGTTGAAGGCGTTCGAGGACGGTTGGGTCGCTGACGATTTCCCTGCCGAGGGGCATGAGAGGCGGCTGAAGACCCTTATCGCGGCGGCTGAGCGCGGGTGA
- a CDS encoding CoA pyrophosphatase — protein sequence MSLETLKARLVDRLAPVETWRPELVAARSDFDLNPQAARTARELRPAAVLIPIVARPEGATVLLTRRADTLARHTGQIAFPGGRLDPGETAVQAALREADEEVALDPAAVEVLGLSDAYETGTGFLVTPVIGWLSEAPITTPSPDEVAEVFETPWDFLMDAANHRRDFYDLDEGLRRWFWAMPWGERYIWGVTAGILKALHVRLYCDEAAPEAAADEDAA from the coding sequence GTGAGCCTGGAGACCCTGAAGGCCCGGCTGGTCGATCGGCTGGCGCCGGTCGAGACGTGGCGGCCGGAACTGGTCGCGGCGCGGTCGGACTTCGACCTGAACCCGCAAGCGGCACGGACGGCCAGAGAGCTTCGGCCGGCGGCGGTGCTCATCCCCATCGTGGCGCGGCCCGAAGGGGCGACCGTGCTGCTGACGCGGCGCGCGGACACCCTGGCGCGGCACACGGGGCAAATCGCCTTTCCGGGCGGACGTCTAGATCCGGGTGAGACCGCAGTTCAGGCGGCGCTGCGTGAGGCGGACGAGGAGGTGGCGCTGGACCCAGCGGCGGTCGAGGTGCTGGGCCTGTCGGACGCCTATGAGACGGGGACCGGCTTTCTGGTGACGCCGGTGATCGGCTGGCTGAGCGAGGCGCCGATCACCACGCCGTCGCCGGACGAGGTCGCCGAGGTGTTCGAGACGCCGTGGGACTTTCTGATGGATGCCGCCAACCATCGTCGCGACTTTTACGATCTGGATGAAGGCTTGCGGCGCTGGTTCTGGGCCATGCCTTGGGGCGAGCGCTACATCTGGGGCGTGACGGCGGGGATCCTGAAGGCTTTGCACGTCCGGCTGTATTGCGACGAGGCTGCGCCGGAAGCGGCGGCCGACGAGGACGCGGCATGA
- a CDS encoding DUF1285 domain-containing protein, which yields MDNPKPGLNAVAEAAKQAPGKGLPPVHLWHPEHCGDIDIVIRADGVWMHEGSPIGRRELVRLFSTVLRKDPDGYHLVTPVEKLKITVEDLPFRAVAMRREGDALIFTTDVGDEVRASEADPIVVETDPTTGEPAPRIHVRRDLWARIARSVFYEIAEMAQEVDGRLVVRSGGQIFSLGAVT from the coding sequence ATGGATAATCCCAAGCCAGGACTGAACGCCGTCGCCGAGGCGGCCAAACAAGCGCCCGGCAAGGGGTTGCCGCCGGTCCACCTGTGGCATCCCGAACATTGCGGCGACATCGATATCGTTATTCGGGCCGACGGCGTCTGGATGCACGAAGGCTCGCCCATTGGCCGCAGGGAATTGGTGCGGCTGTTCTCGACGGTGCTGAGGAAGGACCCGGACGGCTATCACCTGGTCACGCCGGTCGAAAAGCTGAAGATCACCGTCGAGGATTTGCCGTTCCGGGCTGTCGCGATGCGGCGGGAAGGCGACGCCCTGATTTTCACCACCGATGTCGGTGATGAGGTGAGGGCCAGCGAAGCCGATCCCATCGTCGTCGAAACCGATCCGACGACGGGCGAGCCGGCGCCGCGCATTCATGTGCGCCGCGATCTGTGGGCGCGCATTGCGCGGTCGGTCTTCTATGAAATCGCCGAAATGGCCCAAGAGGTCGATGGACGCCTGGTCGTTCGGTCGGGCGGCCAGATCTTCTCGCTGGGCGCGGTGACGTGA
- a CDS encoding GNAT family N-acetyltransferase: MSHALSIPPSVSRIEAETPADAEGVDALVLTAFGPGRFAKTAERLREGSQPSAGFVVKHDGEVVGSVRLWPVVVGDTSALFLGPIAVDAGRRSDGLGAELVQACVEQARTLDVGGVLLVGDAAYFERFGFAPAPEAILPGPVDRRRVLWLATGVDQVSGSVRIG, encoded by the coding sequence ATGTCGCACGCCCTTTCCATACCTCCGTCCGTAAGCCGTATCGAAGCCGAGACCCCGGCCGACGCCGAAGGCGTGGATGCGCTGGTCCTGACCGCCTTCGGGCCGGGCCGGTTCGCCAAGACGGCCGAGCGCCTGCGTGAAGGCTCGCAGCCAAGTGCGGGATTTGTCGTCAAGCACGACGGGGAAGTGGTGGGCTCGGTGCGACTGTGGCCGGTCGTGGTTGGAGACACCTCGGCCCTGTTTTTGGGGCCGATCGCGGTGGACGCCGGCCGCCGGAGCGACGGTCTGGGCGCCGAACTGGTTCAGGCGTGCGTGGAGCAGGCACGGACGCTGGACGTCGGCGGCGTGCTGCTGGTCGGGGATGCGGCCTATTTCGAGCGGTTCGGATTCGCCCCTGCGCCCGAGGCGATCCTGCCCGGACCTGTGGATCGTCGCCGTGTCCTGTGGCTGGCGACCGGCGTGGATCAGGTTTCGGGTTCGGTTCGCATCGGCTGA
- a CDS encoding enoyl-CoA hydratase, protein MSEHIRSELADGVLTVTLDRADKKNAITQAMYSALAEATERARNDDAVRVLLLRADGDSFSAGNDIQDFIALGSQGAGPGDMPVFRFLKALADLDRPAVAAVKGRAVGIGLTMLLHCDLVVVAEDALLSVPFVNLALAPEAASSLLLPAVIGHQRAFELFALGEPLDGRTALAWGIANRAVPADQVEATAAELAAKVAARAPNSIRKTKRLMRDAEGLWGLMQREGEAFGSQMKSPEAMEAFMAFTQKRAPDFSKAG, encoded by the coding sequence GTGAGCGAACATATCCGCAGCGAACTGGCCGACGGCGTCCTGACCGTCACCCTGGATCGGGCCGACAAGAAGAACGCCATCACCCAGGCCATGTATTCGGCCCTGGCCGAGGCGACGGAGCGGGCGCGCAACGACGATGCGGTGCGAGTGCTGCTGCTGCGCGCCGACGGCGACAGCTTCTCGGCCGGCAATGACATTCAGGACTTCATCGCGCTGGGCTCGCAAGGGGCGGGGCCGGGCGACATGCCGGTGTTCCGTTTCCTGAAGGCGCTGGCGGATCTGGACAGGCCCGCTGTGGCCGCCGTGAAGGGGCGGGCGGTCGGGATCGGCCTGACCATGCTGCTGCACTGCGATCTGGTGGTGGTCGCCGAGGATGCGCTGCTGTCCGTGCCCTTCGTCAATCTGGCCCTCGCGCCGGAGGCGGCGTCCAGCCTGCTGTTGCCGGCCGTGATCGGTCATCAGCGGGCCTTTGAACTGTTTGCGCTGGGCGAGCCGCTGGATGGCCGGACAGCCCTGGCGTGGGGTATCGCCAATCGCGCGGTCCCGGCCGATCAGGTCGAGGCGACGGCGGCGGAACTGGCGGCCAAAGTGGCGGCCCGCGCGCCCAACTCGATCCGCAAGACCAAGCGGTTGATGCGTGACGCGGAAGGTCTGTGGGGACTGATGCAGCGCGAGGGCGAAGCCTTCGGTTCGCAGATGAAGAGCCCCGAAGCGATGGAGGCCTTCATGGCGTTTACGCAGAAGCGGGCGCCGGACTTTTCGAAGGCGGGTTGA
- a CDS encoding MBL fold metallo-hydrolase, translating to MADGTAPTAVAKDGRGLTFPFDAMPGAGEAIEVARGVLWLRFALPFQLDHVNVYAIRDGYGWVVVDTGLKTSATVAAWEAALDAALGGKPVTRLICTHMHPDHIGLAGWLCERSGAPLLMSGLEYVTARMLMAEEAGDAPEDGERYYRAAGWTGDQIARWRADYGGFGKGVATMPRSYLRLSDGDVIQIDGDDWSVVVGSGHSPEHVCLWRRSDDVFIAGDQILPRISSNVSVWPTEPEADPLGDWMDSLDKLRAQLPEGAFVLPAHGEPFYGVHARLDALKRGHEVALKRLERTLRQPSRVIDGFPAVFGRAVGDGVLGMATGEAQAHLNYLERRGRAQRTRDESGVDWWSAVAQDEEKT from the coding sequence TTGGCTGATGGAACGGCGCCAACGGCGGTTGCGAAGGATGGGCGGGGGCTGACCTTTCCGTTCGACGCCATGCCCGGCGCGGGCGAGGCGATCGAGGTCGCGCGCGGCGTGCTGTGGTTGCGGTTCGCCCTGCCGTTTCAGCTGGATCATGTGAATGTCTACGCGATCCGGGACGGCTACGGCTGGGTCGTCGTCGATACGGGTTTGAAGACATCGGCGACCGTCGCGGCGTGGGAGGCTGCGTTGGATGCGGCGCTGGGCGGCAAGCCCGTGACGCGGCTGATCTGCACTCATATGCATCCCGATCACATCGGACTGGCGGGCTGGCTTTGCGAGCGGTCGGGCGCGCCATTGCTGATGTCGGGACTGGAGTATGTGACGGCGCGGATGCTGATGGCCGAGGAGGCGGGCGATGCGCCGGAGGACGGCGAACGCTACTACCGTGCGGCGGGGTGGACCGGTGATCAGATCGCGCGCTGGCGGGCCGACTACGGCGGTTTTGGCAAGGGCGTGGCGACGATGCCTCGCAGCTATCTGCGACTGTCCGACGGCGATGTCATTCAGATCGACGGCGACGACTGGAGCGTGGTCGTCGGGTCGGGCCATAGTCCCGAGCACGTCTGCCTGTGGCGGCGGTCGGACGACGTCTTCATCGCCGGGGATCAGATCCTGCCGCGTATTTCGTCCAATGTTTCGGTCTGGCCGACGGAGCCTGAAGCCGATCCGCTGGGCGACTGGATGGACTCGCTGGACAAGCTGAGGGCGCAGTTGCCGGAGGGCGCATTCGTCCTGCCGGCGCACGGCGAGCCCTTCTATGGCGTTCATGCGCGTCTCGACGCTTTGAAGCGGGGGCATGAGGTCGCGCTGAAACGGCTTGAGCGGACGTTGCGTCAACCGTCTAGGGTGATCGACGGCTTCCCCGCCGTCTTCGGTCGGGCGGTCGGGGATGGGGTGCTGGGCATGGCCACGGGCGAGGCCCAGGCGCACCTGAACTATCTGGAACGACGCGGCCGCGCCCAGCGGACGCGGGACGAGAGCGGCGTCGACTGGTGGAGCGCCGTCGCACAGGACGAGGAAAAGACGTGA
- the xth gene encoding exodeoxyribonuclease III, giving the protein MRIATWNVNSVNARLPTVLAWLEQAAPDVACFQEIKCVDEKFPREAFESLGYNVETHGQKSYNGVALLSKYPLSDIRRGLPGDETDEQARYIEALVEAPRPIRVGALYLPNGNPIATEKFDYKLAWFDRLNRHAQDLLAFEEPMALCGDYNVIPEAEDAKNPAAWTDDALFQPQSRQAFRALKNLGLADAHEIGGEPAGTYTFWDYQAGAWQRDHGIRIDFALLSPQAADRFRGIETHRDARDMEKPSDHVPVVVDLDLEA; this is encoded by the coding sequence ATGCGCATCGCCACCTGGAACGTGAACTCCGTCAACGCCCGCCTGCCCACCGTGCTGGCGTGGCTGGAGCAGGCCGCCCCCGACGTCGCCTGTTTCCAGGAGATCAAATGCGTGGACGAGAAGTTCCCGCGCGAGGCCTTCGAGAGCCTCGGCTACAATGTCGAGACCCACGGCCAGAAGAGCTACAACGGCGTCGCCCTGCTGTCGAAGTATCCGCTGTCCGACATCCGGCGCGGCCTGCCCGGCGACGAGACCGACGAACAGGCGCGCTATATCGAGGCCTTGGTCGAGGCGCCCCGCCCGATCCGCGTCGGCGCCCTCTATCTGCCGAACGGCAATCCGATCGCGACCGAGAAATTCGATTACAAGCTGGCCTGGTTCGATCGGTTGAACCGCCATGCCCAGGATCTGCTGGCGTTCGAGGAGCCGATGGCCCTGTGCGGCGACTACAACGTCATCCCCGAGGCTGAGGACGCCAAGAATCCGGCCGCCTGGACTGACGACGCCCTGTTCCAGCCGCAGAGCCGCCAGGCTTTCCGCGCGCTCAAGAACTTGGGTCTGGCCGATGCGCACGAGATCGGCGGCGAACCGGCGGGGACCTACACCTTCTGGGACTATCAGGCCGGCGCCTGGCAGCGGGACCACGGCATCCGCATCGACTTCGCCCTGCTGTCGCCCCAGGCCGCCGACCGTTTCCGGGGGATCGAAACCCACCGCGACGCCCGCGACATGGAAAAACCCAGCGACCACGTTCCCGTGGTGGTCGATCTCGATCTGGAGGCCTGA
- a CDS encoding cobalamin biosynthesis protein CbiG encodes MARLFDAYIVADWTAAETKKLGDTSLWIGVAKRDVRFRLYTESHNVATRADGEALLASILADHRKRGDRVLVGLDFNFGYPVGTAARLKLDGTPWQAMWKFIASNIVDKADNTNNRYQVAAKMNRLMTDEAWPLWGAPAKQAQRWLTTTKPPAGAGADIPEFRATENAARKGRLQPKSVWQMHGAGAVGGQTLVGIPAVRRLLESLGPSGAVWPFGTGWRALTPDDVEPLSALVVEVWPSMHETKPQPGEFKDQAQVRSTAEALARMDEAGDLAKAFAPPQDATAELIAQVEQEEGWILGV; translated from the coding sequence TTGGCCCGCCTTTTCGACGCCTATATCGTCGCCGACTGGACCGCCGCCGAAACCAAGAAGCTCGGCGACACCTCGCTGTGGATCGGCGTGGCCAAGCGCGACGTGCGCTTCCGCCTCTATACCGAGTCGCACAATGTCGCGACCCGGGCCGATGGCGAAGCCCTGCTGGCCTCGATCCTGGCGGACCACAGAAAGCGCGGCGACCGGGTGCTGGTCGGGCTGGACTTCAACTTCGGTTATCCCGTCGGCACGGCCGCGCGGCTGAAGCTGGACGGAACCCCGTGGCAAGCCATGTGGAAATTCATCGCCTCCAACATCGTGGACAAGGCCGACAACACCAACAACCGCTATCAGGTGGCGGCCAAGATGAACCGGCTGATGACCGACGAGGCCTGGCCGCTTTGGGGCGCCCCGGCCAAACAGGCCCAACGCTGGTTGACCACGACCAAACCCCCGGCAGGTGCCGGCGCCGACATCCCCGAGTTCCGCGCCACCGAGAACGCCGCCCGCAAGGGCCGGCTTCAGCCCAAGAGCGTGTGGCAGATGCACGGCGCGGGCGCCGTGGGCGGCCAGACCCTGGTCGGCATCCCGGCTGTGCGGCGGCTGCTGGAAAGCCTCGGCCCGTCAGGCGCCGTCTGGCCCTTCGGCACCGGCTGGCGCGCGCTGACGCCCGATGACGTGGAACCTCTGTCGGCCTTGGTTGTCGAGGTCTGGCCTTCGATGCACGAGACCAAGCCTCAACCCGGTGAGTTCAAGGACCAGGCCCAGGTTCGCTCAACGGCCGAGGCCCTCGCCAGGATGGACGAGGCTGGCGACCTGGCCAAGGCTTTCGCCCCGCCCCAAGACGCCACGGCGGAACTGATCGCCCAGGTCGAACAGGAAGAAGGCTGGATCCTGGGCGTTTAA